A stretch of Castanea sativa cultivar Marrone di Chiusa Pesio chromosome 2, ASM4071231v1 DNA encodes these proteins:
- the LOC142624788 gene encoding uncharacterized protein LOC142624788 has product MVQKEKDSFLRVLKKIKVPNGYASNISCCIQLKQRKISGLKSHDSHIIMQQLLPIAIRGALPKKVSMALIDLSCYFREVCSKVLQVEDLEKLESRVAMTLCELEKIFPPSFFTVMVHLVIHLATKAKIVGPVHYRWMYPIERYLLRLKSYVRNKAHPEASIAEGYIAEECLIFCSRYLESIETVFNRPIRNVDDATGAMSNIQLDSTEWVQAHRYVLFNSNEIIPFRKLHKERIKSRIRPRRVPKEVINKIHIEEFCDWFRNYDVAMSNTENVKLTDKVRWLAEGPNTEARQMKRYVVNGTKFRTKDNEENKKTQNSRVSVDIEGGITYYSVLSDIIELNYYDNLRYILFKCDWVDVDTGRGYKIDEFGFPLVNFSHLIHVGKRITDDPFILASQASQVYYVEDERDKDWLVVVKTKPRDVFDVGNGDLSDNDVDIYCDNEPYDAVIENPPNNVNDGLNWAQNDVDGTIVDRPLPLDEENFMDDSEYEEDY; this is encoded by the exons ATggtccaaaaagaaaaggatagtTTCTTGAGagttttgaagaaaataaaagttccAAATGGCTATGCTTCAAACATTTCATGTTGTATCCAACTTAAACAACGCAAAATTTCTGGTTTGAAGAGTCATGATAGTCATATTATAATGCAACAACTTCTTCCCATAGCAATAAGAGGAGCTTTACCAAAGAAAGTCAGTATGGCTTTAATAGATTTATCTTGTTACTTTAGAGAAGTATGTTCCAAAGTCCTACAAGTAGAAGATCTTGAGAAACTTGAGTCTCGAGTTGCAATGACATTATGTGAATTGGAAAAAATATTCCCTCCGTCTTTCTTTACTGTCATGGTTCATTTAGTTATCCATTTGGCCACTAAAGCGAAGATTGTTGGACCAGTCCATTATCGGTGGATGTATCCCATTGAGAG GTATCTCTTAAGACTTAAGTCTTATGTGCGTAATAAAGCTCATCCAGAGGCGTCTATTGCTGAAGGATACATTGCAGAAGAGTGCTTAATATTTTGCTCGCGATATTTGGAATCCATTGAGACAGTATTCAATAGACCCATTAGAAACGTTGATGATGCTACAGGAGCAATGTCGAATATTCAACTTGATTCAACTGAATGGGTACAAGCACATCGTTATGTTCTATTCAATAGCAATGAAATTATTCCATTTCGCAA GTTACACAAGGAACGAATAAAGAGCAGAATACGTCCACGTCGCGTACCAAAAGAAGTTATTAATAAGATCCATATAGAAGAGTTTTGTGACTGGTTTCGAAATTAT gatGTGGCCATGAGTAATACTGAGAATGTGAAACTTACTGATAAAGTTAGATGGCTTGCTGAAGGACCCAATACTGAAGCTAGACAGATGAAACGATATGTTGTCAACGGTACTAAATTCCGAACAAAAGATAATgaggaaaataagaaaactcaAAACAGTAGAGTCAGTGTAGACATAGAAGGAGGCATTACTTACTACAGTGTTCTGTCTGACataattgaattgaattattatgataatttgaGATACATATTATTCAAATGTGATTGGGTTGACGTTGATACAGGTAGGGGATATAAGATAGATGAATTTGGGTTCCCCCTTGtcaatttttcacatttaatACATGTTGGGAAGAGAATAACAGATGACCCATTTATTTTGGCATCTCAAGCTTCACAAGTATATTATGTTGAAGATGAAAGAGACAAGGATTGGCTTGTTGTTGTCAAAACAAAACCAAGGGATGTGTTCGACGTTGGTAATGGCGATTTGAGTGATAATGATGTAGACATTTATTGTGATAATGAGCCATATGATGCAGTGATTGAAAATCCACCTAATAATGTGAATGACGGCCTAAATTGGGCTCAAAATGATGTGGATGGAACCATAGTCGATAGACCTCTTCCACTTGATGAAGAGAATTTTATGGATGATTCTGAGTATGAAGAAGATTACTAG